One Microcoleus sp. bin38.metabat.b11b12b14.051 DNA segment encodes these proteins:
- the ychF gene encoding redox-regulated ATPase YchF, with protein sequence MLTAGIVGLPNVGKSTLFNALVANAKATAANFPFCTIEPNTGIVAVPDERLKVLSNISNSVQTVPTRMEFVDIAGLVKGASQGEGLGNQFLSHIRAVDAIVHVVRCFDNDDIIHVSGSVDPQRDIDIINLELILADLAQIERRLDRTRKQARNNKEAQAEVNVLEKLVVVLNAEKPVRQSSLTDEEAELVKGLELLTNKPIIYAANVSEDDLGTGNSYVEQVREIAAKENAKVVIVSAQVESELVELPEEERADFLESLGVTEGGLKSLIRATYELLGLRTYFTSGPKETRAWTIIAGMLAPQAAGVIHSDFERGFIRAETVAYEDLVATGAMNAAKEKGLLRSEGKEYVVQEGDVLLFRFNV encoded by the coding sequence ATGCTTACCGCCGGAATTGTCGGACTGCCTAATGTTGGCAAATCTACTCTGTTTAATGCTTTGGTGGCTAATGCCAAGGCGACTGCTGCTAATTTTCCTTTTTGTACGATCGAGCCAAATACGGGTATCGTGGCAGTACCCGACGAACGGTTGAAGGTGCTGAGCAATATTTCCAATTCTGTGCAAACTGTGCCGACGCGGATGGAGTTTGTCGATATTGCAGGTTTGGTGAAGGGTGCGAGTCAGGGCGAAGGGCTGGGAAATCAGTTTTTGTCTCACATTCGGGCTGTAGATGCGATCGTCCACGTTGTCCGCTGTTTTGACAATGATGATATCATTCACGTTTCGGGTTCTGTCGATCCCCAGCGAGATATTGACATTATCAATCTCGAACTGATTTTAGCAGATTTGGCTCAAATTGAACGCAGACTCGATCGCACTCGCAAACAAGCCCGCAACAACAAGGAAGCTCAAGCAGAAGTGAACGTGCTTGAAAAGTTAGTTGTGGTTTTGAATGCCGAAAAACCAGTACGCCAATCGAGTTTAACTGACGAAGAAGCAGAATTAGTTAAAGGTTTAGAATTATTAACAAACAAGCCGATTATCTATGCGGCGAACGTATCAGAAGACGATTTGGGAACCGGAAATAGCTATGTCGAACAAGTCCGGGAAATAGCAGCCAAAGAAAATGCTAAGGTTGTCATAGTTTCGGCGCAAGTCGAGTCAGAATTGGTAGAACTACCAGAGGAAGAACGAGCAGATTTCTTAGAATCTCTGGGGGTGACTGAAGGTGGCTTAAAATCTTTGATTCGAGCTACTTACGAATTATTGGGTTTGCGGACTTATTTCACTAGCGGGCCAAAGGAAACTCGCGCTTGGACGATTATCGCAGGAATGTTAGCACCGCAAGCTGCGGGGGTGATTCACTCTGATTTTGAGCGGGGTTTCATCCGGGCCGAAACTGTAGCTTATGAAGATTTGGTGGCTACCGGCGCGATGAATGCGGCTAAGGAAAAAGGCTTACTTCGCAGTGAAGGAAAAGAGTATGTTGTACAAGAGGGGGATGTGTTGTTGTTCCGATTTAATGTTTAG
- a CDS encoding glycosyltransferase family 4 protein, with amino-acid sequence MKIGFLDTYTWDYNIETPYREPLGGTQSAICYLAEALVAQGNEVFLLNNTSEPGMWRGVDCRLRVGDNANLELLRSLDFLVIVNMVCKVLEVKPLLGQQTKLILWIHNEPGFIFLENFKNKREINAVDAFVFVSDWQRQQFYARFGIDLNRSCVLRNAIAPGFANIFPDNISIRSQKAQPPIIAYTSTRFRGLDILLKVFPQIRQAVPGTRLKVFSSMKVHQIEDNDNQLFLGELYEQCQAIAGIEYIGSVPQPELVRQLRSVAVLAYPNTYLETSSIAVMEAMASGCRIVTSELAALPETTAGFARLVAMSGMENLASITNWQRAGKPDWEGYTRRFVEATVAVLKECTGAGGATAENHLRQQVEYMNRGCT; translated from the coding sequence ATGAAAATCGGATTTCTCGATACCTATACTTGGGATTACAATATTGAAACTCCTTACCGCGAACCTTTGGGTGGCACTCAATCGGCTATTTGTTATTTAGCTGAGGCGTTGGTAGCCCAGGGAAATGAGGTATTTCTACTCAACAATACTTCCGAACCGGGGATGTGGCGCGGTGTTGATTGTCGGCTGCGGGTGGGGGATAATGCTAATTTAGAATTACTGCGATCGCTCGATTTTTTGGTTATAGTGAATATGGTCTGTAAAGTGCTGGAAGTCAAGCCACTTTTGGGCCAACAGACAAAGTTAATTTTGTGGATTCATAACGAACCCGGCTTTATATTTCTTGAGAATTTTAAGAATAAGCGAGAAATTAATGCTGTCGATGCTTTTGTTTTTGTCAGCGACTGGCAGCGCCAGCAATTTTACGCTCGTTTTGGAATTGATTTAAATCGCAGTTGTGTTTTAAGAAATGCGATTGCACCTGGTTTTGCTAACATCTTCCCCGATAATATTTCTATCCGATCGCAAAAAGCTCAACCGCCAATTATCGCTTACACCAGCACTCGCTTTCGCGGACTAGATATTTTATTAAAAGTTTTTCCCCAAATTCGTCAAGCTGTCCCGGGAACCAGATTGAAAGTATTTTCCAGCATGAAAGTACACCAAATAGAGGATAATGATAACCAGCTTTTTTTAGGCGAACTTTACGAACAGTGTCAGGCAATAGCAGGCATCGAGTACATCGGTTCCGTACCGCAGCCCGAACTCGTCCGGCAACTGCGTTCAGTGGCGGTTTTAGCTTACCCCAATACTTATTTGGAAACGTCATCGATTGCCGTGATGGAAGCGATGGCCAGCGGTTGCCGGATTGTGACGAGTGAATTGGCAGCTTTGCCGGAAACAACTGCCGGATTTGCGCGTCTAGTTGCAATGTCAGGAATGGAAAATTTGGCATCGATAACTAATTGGCAGCGTGCGGGTAAACCGGATTGGGAGGGATATACAAGGCGGTTTGTCGAGGCGACAGTCGCAGTTTTAAAAGAGTGTACGGGTGCGGGCGGCGCAACTGCTGAAAATCATCTGAGACAGCAGGTAGAATATATGAATCGAGGGTGTACTTAG
- a CDS encoding aldo/keto reductase, translating into MQYRRFGRTELSMPVFSCGGMRYHHKWQDVPANEIPPGNQQNLEATIRYSIECGINHIETARGYGTSEMQLGWILPQFPREKLIVQTKVCPQANSEAFREEFDKSLAYLQLEYVDLFSLHGINTWELLEDSMRPGGCLDVAKKLQAEGKVRFIGFSTHGPTDVIVKTIKTNQFDYLNLHWYYINQINWPAIEAAKRHDMGVFVISPSDKGGQLYNPPQKLVDLCYPLSPMVFNDLFCLSHPQVHTLSLGAAKPEDFNEHLQAVELLDKADELLPPILARLENAAIEKLGADWFKTWDFGLPTIENTPGEVNIRVILWLWNLANAYDMIDYCKMRYNLLGNASHWFPGKKAVKRSYPVGNRLDELDLRRCLAHSPHAAKIPGILQKADRLFGGEAVQRLSQE; encoded by the coding sequence ATGCAATATCGCAGATTCGGCCGCACAGAATTATCCATGCCCGTCTTTTCCTGCGGCGGCATGAGATATCACCACAAATGGCAAGACGTGCCAGCAAATGAAATTCCACCAGGCAATCAACAAAATCTAGAAGCAACGATTCGTTACTCGATCGAATGCGGCATCAATCACATAGAAACTGCGCGCGGCTACGGCACTTCTGAGATGCAGTTGGGCTGGATTTTGCCGCAATTTCCGCGCGAAAAGTTGATAGTGCAAACAAAAGTTTGCCCTCAAGCTAACTCCGAGGCGTTTCGCGAAGAGTTTGATAAATCATTGGCTTATTTGCAACTAGAATATGTCGATTTGTTTTCCCTACACGGCATTAATACATGGGAATTGCTAGAAGATTCTATGCGCCCGGGCGGCTGCTTGGATGTGGCGAAAAAGTTGCAAGCAGAAGGCAAAGTTAGATTTATTGGTTTTTCCACTCACGGCCCTACAGATGTGATTGTTAAAACCATTAAAACCAATCAATTTGATTATCTGAACTTGCACTGGTATTACATCAATCAAATTAATTGGCCGGCCATTGAAGCTGCTAAACGTCACGACATGGGCGTTTTTGTTATCAGTCCTTCCGACAAAGGCGGTCAACTTTACAACCCGCCACAAAAATTGGTGGATTTGTGCTATCCGCTGAGTCCGATGGTGTTTAATGATTTGTTTTGTTTGTCGCACCCGCAAGTACATACTTTGAGTTTGGGTGCAGCAAAGCCTGAAGATTTTAACGAGCATCTGCAAGCTGTAGAATTGTTAGATAAAGCCGATGAATTGTTGCCGCCGATATTAGCAAGGTTAGAAAATGCAGCAATTGAAAAATTAGGAGCAGATTGGTTTAAAACTTGGGACTTCGGTTTGCCAACAATCGAAAATACTCCCGGAGAGGTTAACATTCGAGTGATTTTGTGGCTGTGGAATTTGGCGAATGCTTACGATATGATCGACTATTGCAAGATGCGCTACAACCTCTTAGGTAACGCCAGCCACTGGTTTCCGGGCAAAAAAGCCGTGAAGCGCAGCTATCCCGTAGGGAATCGCCTCGATGAATTAGACTTGCGCCGCTGTCTCGCCCACAGCCCCCATGCTGCTAAAATTCCTGGTATTCTGCAAAAAGCCGATCGACTTTTTGGAGGCGAAGCCGTGCAACGCTTGTCCCAAGAATAA
- a CDS encoding Fe-Mn family superoxide dismutase, with amino-acid sequence MTLKRRDFLYMLTASVGAITAGACQASGNNVVQASPSPGSPKVAQTPGPFTLPPLPYEYNALEPHIDARTMQFHHDKHHAAYVKNLNDAVNKYPNLKNVTVENMLKDLSKVPEDIRTTVRNNGGGHLNHSMFWEIMSPKGGGEPTGAIATAIKQSFGSVEDFKAKFNEAGTKRFGSGWVWLVRNKAGKLEITTTGNQDSPFSDGNYPIMGNDVWEHAYYLKYQNLRADYLKAWWNVVNWPEINKRYEKAIG; translated from the coding sequence ATGACTCTTAAACGTCGAGATTTCTTGTATATGCTAACGGCCAGCGTCGGAGCTATTACCGCAGGTGCTTGCCAAGCGTCAGGAAATAATGTAGTACAAGCAAGTCCATCCCCAGGAAGCCCAAAAGTAGCTCAAACTCCCGGGCCTTTTACACTGCCTCCTCTGCCTTACGAATACAACGCTTTAGAACCGCACATCGACGCGCGGACAATGCAATTTCACCACGACAAACACCACGCCGCCTACGTTAAAAACCTCAACGATGCTGTCAATAAATACCCGAATCTCAAAAACGTAACTGTTGAAAATATGCTCAAAGATTTGAGCAAAGTGCCGGAAGATATTCGCACAACTGTACGCAATAACGGTGGCGGACACCTCAATCACAGTATGTTTTGGGAAATCATGAGTCCCAAGGGCGGCGGCGAACCCACAGGGGCAATTGCCACAGCAATTAAGCAAAGTTTTGGTAGTGTTGAAGATTTTAAAGCCAAGTTTAATGAGGCTGGTACTAAGCGTTTTGGCAGTGGTTGGGTGTGGCTGGTTCGCAATAAAGCCGGCAAACTTGAGATTACAACTACTGGCAATCAAGACAGTCCTTTCAGTGATGGCAACTATCCAATTATGGGCAATGATGTTTGGGAACACGCTTATTATCTCAAATACCAAAACCTCCGCGCTGACTACTTAAAAGCTTGGTGGAATGTGGTTAATTGGCCGGAAATTAACAAACGCTACGAAAAGGCGATCGGCTAG
- the rpiA gene encoding ribose-5-phosphate isomerase RpiA: MTTEQDPVKLMKQQVGFAAADRVKSGMIVGLGTGSTTAYTIQALGDRIKSGELKDIKGVPTSFQSEVLAKQYGVPLTTLDEIDRIDVAIDGADEVDPHLNLIKGGGAAHTREKVVDCLAAQFIVVVDSSKMVDKLGSTFRVPIEVIPMAIAPVTRAIEKLGGKPELRMGIRKAGPVITDQGNMVIDVQFDNLDNPAELEQTLNNIPGVLENGLFVNCTDLVLVGEIQDGKPVVREIYK; the protein is encoded by the coding sequence ATGACCACAGAACAAGACCCCGTAAAATTGATGAAACAGCAAGTCGGCTTTGCTGCTGCCGATCGCGTAAAATCAGGTATGATTGTCGGACTCGGCACGGGGTCAACTACAGCTTATACTATTCAAGCATTGGGCGATCGCATAAAATCAGGCGAACTCAAAGATATCAAAGGAGTCCCGACATCCTTTCAATCAGAAGTATTAGCCAAACAGTACGGAGTACCGCTGACAACCCTCGATGAAATTGACAGAATTGACGTAGCGATTGACGGCGCTGACGAAGTAGATCCGCACCTCAACTTAATTAAAGGTGGTGGCGCTGCCCACACCCGCGAAAAAGTTGTCGATTGTCTGGCTGCTCAATTTATTGTAGTAGTTGACAGTTCCAAAATGGTAGATAAGTTGGGTTCGACTTTTCGCGTCCCCATCGAAGTGATACCGATGGCAATTGCCCCCGTTACCCGCGCCATTGAAAAATTAGGTGGCAAACCAGAACTCCGCATGGGAATCAGAAAAGCAGGCCCAGTAATTACCGACCAAGGTAATATGGTAATCGACGTTCAATTTGATAACCTTGACAATCCTGCGGAATTAGAACAAACTCTGAATAACATTCCCGGCGTGTTAGAAAATGGCTTGTTTGTCAACTGTACAGATTTAGTTTTAGTCGGCGAAATTCAAGACGGCAAACCAGTAGTCCGCGAGATTTATAAATAG
- the rsmG gene encoding 16S rRNA (guanine(527)-N(7))-methyltransferase RsmG, producing the protein MNQTEIIMLPQMNELWQETLNWQPDESQQQQFQRLYELVVEGNRSLNLTRITEPVEFWEKHLWDSLRGIARMLPPHHNLAENVELPAKSVLKAIDIGTGGGFPGLPIAIALPHLSVTLLDSTRKKITFLDTVVPSLGIENAATLLGRSDEIARQLPHKQAYDLALLRAVGAASMCAKYALPLLKNDGLAVLYRGNWTVEEETELQSAIERLGGTLESVESFTTPTSQGARHCVYLRKNVQQFERPLR; encoded by the coding sequence ATGAACCAGACCGAAATTATTATGTTGCCCCAGATGAATGAATTGTGGCAGGAAACGCTGAATTGGCAGCCGGATGAGTCGCAGCAGCAACAATTTCAGCGGCTTTATGAGTTAGTTGTTGAGGGCAATCGTTCCTTGAATTTAACTCGCATTACTGAACCTGTTGAGTTTTGGGAAAAACATTTGTGGGATTCTCTGCGGGGAATTGCTAGAATGCTGCCACCTCATCACAATTTGGCTGAAAATGTCGAATTGCCCGCTAAATCGGTGTTGAAGGCGATCGATATCGGGACTGGTGGGGGTTTTCCGGGGTTGCCGATCGCGATCGCCCTACCGCATCTATCAGTCACTCTCCTAGATTCAACTCGCAAGAAAATCACTTTCCTGGACACGGTTGTACCATCTTTGGGCATAGAAAATGCTGCGACTTTGCTGGGCAGATCCGATGAAATTGCGCGGCAGTTGCCACACAAACAAGCTTACGATTTAGCCCTTCTCAGAGCAGTTGGGGCAGCTTCTATGTGTGCTAAATACGCGCTACCTTTGCTCAAAAATGACGGTTTAGCCGTACTTTACCGAGGGAATTGGACGGTGGAGGAAGAAACAGAGTTGCAAAGTGCGATCGAGCGTTTGGGCGGTACGCTTGAGTCAGTCGAATCATTCACTACCCCGACGAGTCAGGGGGCGCGCCACTGCGTTTACTTGCGGAAAAATGTACAGCAATTTGAGCGTCCCCTTCGCTAG
- a CDS encoding Sll0314/Alr1548 family TPR repeat-containing protein produces MLSYKQTVRAIALGASAIALITCINSAVAGDPFRSSNQQAIGPNTETAFKTMFQQGNYKQAKAQVQQALSAEPNEPLAYAMAASLSYIEQDFNSMNTYAQKTREIGEKLTKTNPLRGNIYTAAGHFLEGANAIAKEGTAKGAPQALNKLRVVFQYLDAAEKIAPNDPELNLIKGYMDLMLASNLPFSNPTDAIKRLEEKASPRYLAYRGIAVGYRDLKKYDRALEFANKSLAETPTNPEIFYLKAQVLFAQAKTQSNNKTLLEEARKNFDVALAKPDQLPRSLVAEIFFQQCKTRNRLDSKSRDCDPMRDKIRDADGIWGPTALPQL; encoded by the coding sequence ATGTTAAGTTACAAACAGACAGTACGGGCGATCGCCCTGGGAGCAAGTGCGATCGCCCTGATCACCTGCATCAACTCCGCAGTAGCGGGCGATCCCTTTCGCTCCAGTAACCAGCAGGCGATCGGGCCAAACACCGAAACAGCCTTCAAAACAATGTTTCAGCAAGGAAACTACAAACAAGCAAAAGCCCAAGTTCAACAAGCACTATCAGCCGAACCAAACGAGCCGCTAGCCTATGCAATGGCAGCCTCATTATCCTACATCGAGCAAGACTTCAACTCGATGAATACCTACGCCCAAAAAACCCGCGAAATTGGCGAAAAATTGACCAAGACTAACCCCTTGCGCGGCAACATTTACACAGCAGCAGGTCACTTTCTAGAAGGAGCAAATGCCATAGCCAAAGAAGGAACAGCCAAAGGCGCACCCCAAGCACTCAACAAACTGCGAGTCGTATTTCAATACTTAGACGCAGCAGAAAAAATAGCTCCCAACGACCCAGAACTCAACCTAATCAAAGGCTACATGGACTTAATGCTAGCCTCAAACCTACCATTTTCTAACCCCACCGATGCCATTAAACGACTCGAAGAAAAAGCCTCACCCCGCTACTTAGCCTATCGTGGCATCGCCGTAGGCTATCGAGACTTAAAAAAGTACGATCGCGCCTTAGAATTCGCCAACAAATCCCTAGCTGAAACACCCACAAACCCCGAAATATTTTATCTCAAAGCACAAGTATTATTTGCTCAAGCCAAGACTCAATCCAACAACAAAACCCTACTTGAGGAAGCCCGAAAAAACTTTGATGTGGCCTTAGCAAAACCAGACCAACTACCGCGCAGTTTAGTAGCCGAAATCTTCTTTCAGCAGTGCAAAACCCGCAACCGTCTCGACAGCAAATCTCGGGATTGTGACCCGATGCGCGATAAAATTAGAGATGCAGATGGCATCTGGGGCCCGACAGCCTTACCACAATTATAG
- a CDS encoding DUF3531 family protein, translated as MQVKFREFNPFDLWIWLKFSNVPSNGEKQYVEEVFDSWFFLGKLGGFNAENLQVQDEGLDISDMDYDVNLADQSMMALMHNMGEMEYQGSWARCWFDLGTSDAISLDVLINVFQQLSKEFVTIEKLIIGGENKNWPVENSRSREAFVDN; from the coding sequence ATGCAAGTAAAGTTTCGCGAGTTTAACCCATTCGATCTCTGGATTTGGCTGAAGTTCAGCAACGTGCCTTCAAACGGTGAAAAACAGTATGTTGAAGAAGTGTTTGACTCTTGGTTTTTCTTGGGAAAACTCGGAGGATTCAATGCGGAAAATTTGCAAGTTCAAGATGAAGGCTTAGACATCAGTGACATGGATTACGATGTCAATCTAGCCGACCAAAGCATGATGGCTTTGATGCACAATATGGGAGAAATGGAGTATCAAGGTTCTTGGGCTCGCTGTTGGTTCGATTTGGGGACTAGCGACGCCATCAGTCTCGATGTTTTAATTAATGTTTTTCAGCAACTCAGCAAAGAATTTGTAACGATTGAAAAACTGATTATCGGCGGGGAGAATAAAAATTGGCCTGTGGAAAACAGTCGCAGTCGAGAGGCTTTTGTTGATAATTAG
- a CDS encoding ABC transporter ATP-binding protein translates to MLYLKNLVYHPTACPNAILKKINLELPSQQMGLIVGRSGSGKSTLLEILAGLAEKTSGDIRWREQELTPEHLQQLGGLVFQFPERHFCGGTILEELRLGHPELGQEQINSAMAEVGLGHLPLHASPHALSGGQQRRVALAVQLIRQPHLLLLDEPTAGLDWSMRRQLVSLLGKLKSHWTLLIVTHDASDLLSVADKFWTLDHGDLQEVDRAKLEAKEASCVSQ, encoded by the coding sequence ATGCTGTATCTAAAAAACTTAGTCTATCATCCAACAGCCTGTCCCAATGCCATTCTTAAAAAGATTAACTTAGAACTGCCATCGCAGCAAATGGGGCTGATTGTCGGGCGCAGCGGTTCAGGTAAAAGTACGCTCTTAGAAATATTAGCAGGTTTAGCAGAAAAAACTAGCGGTGACATCCGCTGGCGAGAGCAAGAATTAACACCGGAACACTTGCAACAGTTAGGAGGTTTAGTGTTCCAGTTTCCTGAAAGGCATTTTTGCGGAGGCACTATTTTAGAAGAATTGCGGTTGGGACATCCAGAATTAGGACAAGAACAAATTAACTCAGCGATGGCAGAAGTGGGACTCGGACATTTGCCGCTGCACGCTTCCCCCCACGCTTTGAGTGGCGGACAACAGCGCCGAGTAGCGCTGGCGGTGCAGTTAATTCGGCAGCCGCATTTGTTGCTTTTGGATGAACCGACGGCGGGTTTGGATTGGTCGATGCGCCGCCAGTTAGTCAGCTTGCTGGGTAAGTTAAAAAGTCACTGGACTTTATTGATTGTTACTCACGATGCTAGCGATTTGTTGAGCGTTGCTGATAAGTTTTGGACGTTGGATCACGGGGATTTGCAGGAGGTCGATCGCGCGAAGTTAGAGGCTAAGGAAGCTAGTTGTGTGAGTCAGTAG
- a CDS encoding NUDIX domain-containing protein, which yields MEKLPKIRVIVLGLIRSRDRIFVSQFQDPVKQDTLYRSLGGGVEFGEHSCDALHREFQEEIQAELTNIQYLACLENIFIFNGQAGHELIQLYQCDFVDSRFYELESLDFVDGNLKCTALWMPVDRFRSGELRLVPESFLDYYEG from the coding sequence ATGGAAAAATTACCTAAAATTCGTGTAATTGTTCTAGGATTAATTCGATCGCGCGATCGCATTTTCGTTTCCCAATTCCAAGATCCAGTAAAACAAGACACATTGTACCGATCTCTGGGCGGCGGCGTAGAATTCGGAGAACACAGTTGCGACGCTTTGCACAGAGAATTTCAAGAAGAAATTCAAGCCGAGTTAACCAATATCCAATATTTAGCTTGTTTGGAAAACATTTTTATTTTCAATGGCCAAGCCGGACACGAATTAATACAACTCTACCAGTGCGATTTTGTTGACTCCAGATTCTATGAATTGGAAAGTTTAGATTTTGTAGACGGCAACTTGAAATGTACCGCATTGTGGATGCCTGTTGACCGCTTTCGATCGGGCGAATTACGTCTAGTTCCAGAAAGCTTTCTCGACTATTACGAAGGCTGA
- a CDS encoding gamma-aminobutyric acid A receptor, epsilon-like protein, giving the protein MIFPNPSPFPGPQIPGTEPGLPEIPASPPVPGPGLVPEPIPGPVPEPVPAPIPQPIPEPVPETVPSPIPQTVPGPIPQTIPEPI; this is encoded by the coding sequence ATGATTTTTCCTAACCCTAGTCCGTTTCCAGGCCCGCAAATTCCCGGTACTGAACCGGGATTGCCGGAGATTCCTGCATCGCCACCGGTGCCGGGCCCTGGGCTGGTACCGGAACCGATTCCTGGCCCCGTACCGGAACCGGTTCCTGCACCAATTCCGCAGCCAATTCCTGAACCGGTGCCGGAAACTGTACCTTCTCCGATTCCTCAAACAGTTCCGGGGCCTATTCCTCAGACAATCCCTGAACCAATCTAA
- a CDS encoding phage holin family protein, whose amino-acid sequence MDIVSLAIAWLVTSVSFFIISKLPIGVDIDGFQKAMVSAAVFGLLNAVVRPIFMMFSFPALLITFGLFMIVINTAIFGLAAWLVDGFRLRWGIWSALLGALALSFINSFLYSILPNLR is encoded by the coding sequence ATGGATATCGTTTCACTGGCAATTGCTTGGCTGGTAACTTCTGTGAGCTTTTTTATTATTTCCAAGTTGCCCATCGGGGTGGACATTGACGGGTTTCAAAAGGCGATGGTTTCGGCGGCGGTTTTTGGATTGCTGAATGCTGTGGTGCGACCGATTTTTATGATGTTTAGTTTCCCAGCTTTGTTGATAACTTTTGGTTTGTTTATGATTGTTATCAACACTGCTATCTTTGGATTGGCGGCTTGGCTAGTTGATGGGTTTCGCTTGCGCTGGGGAATTTGGAGTGCTTTGTTGGGTGCTCTAGCCCTAAGTTTTATTAACTCTTTTCTCTACAGCATTTTACCTAATCTTCGCTAG
- a CDS encoding aminotransferase class I/II-fold pyridoxal phosphate-dependent enzyme: protein MSQANSQQQTPLLDALRDRTNHHHAPFYAPGHKRGQGISQQLVDLFGAAVFRSDLPELPELDNLFNPEGAIAQAQELAAQAFGADSTRFLANGSTCGIIAAIVATCGTGDKIILPRNIHSSAISGLILSGAMPIFVDPEYDRTWDIANSITPEATAAALEQHPDAKAVMVVYPTYHGVCGDLRAIAKITNQYNIPLLVDEAHGAHFNFHPNLPEPALSAGADLTVQSIHKTLGAMTQASMLHLKGDRLDIQKLDRALQLVQSTSPSYLLLASLDAARQQIALQGKELMAQTLHLAEKARSHISQIPGLSVLEPLNTPGFVALDRTRLTVKVSDLGITGFAADEILHSELGVTAELPMPQHLTFIISLGNTETDIDNLIQACTLLKVTSDTIVNKSFMGGQDAHPTIKFTLCGTGILPVLENGATSHLDGRSQKEDEILSLPRFSTPPLSPREAFFSAAETVAIDKAVDRLSADIICPYPPGIPVLMPGEIITPQALDYLQHIIAAGGKITGCSDPRLQTLRVVRQ from the coding sequence GTGTCACAAGCCAACTCTCAACAACAAACTCCTCTATTAGATGCCCTGCGCGATCGCACAAATCACCATCACGCACCATTCTACGCCCCCGGACACAAACGCGGACAAGGAATCTCTCAACAGCTAGTTGACTTATTCGGTGCCGCCGTATTTCGTTCCGATTTGCCGGAATTGCCGGAATTAGACAATCTCTTCAATCCAGAAGGTGCAATTGCTCAAGCTCAAGAGTTAGCAGCCCAAGCATTTGGAGCAGACTCAACTCGCTTTTTAGCCAACGGTTCGACTTGCGGAATTATCGCCGCCATTGTCGCGACTTGCGGCACAGGCGATAAAATTATCTTGCCTCGAAATATCCACTCATCGGCAATTTCCGGCTTAATTTTATCCGGCGCAATGCCGATTTTTGTTGATCCAGAGTACGATCGCACTTGGGATATTGCCAACAGCATCACCCCAGAAGCCACAGCAGCAGCCTTAGAACAACATCCCGACGCGAAAGCAGTAATGGTCGTCTACCCAACCTATCACGGCGTTTGTGGGGATTTGCGGGCGATCGCCAAAATTACCAATCAATACAACATACCCTTATTAGTAGACGAAGCCCACGGCGCGCACTTTAACTTCCACCCCAACTTGCCAGAACCGGCTCTATCAGCAGGGGCAGATTTAACAGTACAATCAATCCACAAAACCCTCGGTGCCATGACTCAAGCATCGATGTTGCATCTCAAGGGCGATCGTCTAGATATCCAAAAACTCGATCGAGCATTGCAGCTAGTACAATCCACCAGTCCCAGCTACTTATTATTAGCATCATTAGACGCCGCCCGCCAACAAATCGCCCTCCAAGGCAAGGAGTTAATGGCGCAAACTTTACATTTAGCAGAAAAAGCGCGATCGCACATTAGTCAAATTCCCGGCTTATCAGTTTTAGAACCATTAAATACGCCCGGTTTTGTAGCATTAGACAGAACAAGGTTAACAGTAAAAGTATCCGATTTAGGAATTACAGGATTTGCGGCTGATGAAATTTTACACTCCGAACTCGGAGTCACCGCAGAATTACCAATGCCGCAACATCTGACATTTATTATCAGTTTGGGAAATACAGAAACAGATATTGATAATCTCATTCAAGCTTGTACTCTTTTAAAAGTCACATCTGACACAATTGTCAATAAGTCTTTTATGGGCGGGCAAGATGCCCACCCCACAATCAAATTCACTCTTTGTGGAACAGGCATCTTGCCTGTTCTTGAAAATGGTGCAACATCTCACTTAGATGGAAGAAGTCAGAAAGAAGACGAGATTCTCTCCTTGCCCCGATTTTCCACTCCCCCACTCTCCCCCCGCGAGGCCTTCTTTTCCGCAGCGGAAACCGTAGCAATAGACAAAGCGGTCGATCGACTCAGCGCCGATATCATCTGTCCTTATCCCCCAGGAATACCTGTTTTGATGCCCGGTGAAATCATTACGCCACAAGCCCTTGACTACCTGCAACATATCATTGCAGCCGGGGGCAAAATCACAGGTTGCAGCGATCCCCGCCTCCAAACTCTCAGGGTTGTGCGACAGTAA